The DNA segment GCAAGGTCAGCACTTGTGCATTCGCCGCGCCGGCTGTGCAAGACAGAGCCGTGCCCGATAGAAGGAGAGCGAGTGCGAACGCGATGTGTTTCATGTCCGTTCTCCCGTCATGATCGTCATGCGAGGCTGGTGGCCTTTGCTTCCGATTCCATTTCCAGCATCAGCAGCATGTTCTCGATCGGCATCGGCCGGCTGAAGAGATAGCCTTGGCCATAGTCGAGGCCGAGCTTGCGCAGCAGTTCCCACTGCTCCTTGGTCTCGATGCCTTCGGCCACCACGGTGCAGCCCATCTGGTGGGAAATCGTCCGGATGCCCTTGATCAGCATGCGGCTCTTGCGGCGCACATCGGCCGTCCCGGTCGTCAGGGAGCGGGTGAAGGACTGATCGACCTTGACGATATCGACCGGGAACCGGTTGAGATAGCTCAGCGACGAATAGCCGGTGCCGAAATCGTCGAGCGCGATACGGCAGCCGAATTCGCTGAGCTGCTTCAGCACGGCATGCACATCGGGATTGTCGAGCATCAAGACTGCTTCGGTGATTTCGATGACGATGCGGGCGGGCGAGATATGATGCTTGAGCAGCAGCGCCGCCAGCTTGTGCGGCAAGGTCTCTTCGAACTGCAGCGGCGAGAAGTTGACGGCGAGATAGGTTGTCTCCGTTCCCTCCAGCTTCGTCAGGCGGGCGAGGTGGCTGATCGCCTTTTCCAGCACGCGCTCGCCGATGCGGGCGATCGAACCGGTTTCCTCGGCAATGCCGATAATCTTGGCAGGCGGCAATATGCCCTTTTCCGGGTGGTTCAAGCGCATCAGCGCCTCAAAGCCTGCAATGCGGCCATCGCTGAGGCTGACGATCGGCTGCAGATAGGCTTCGAACCAGTCTTCCTTGAGGCCGGCCTCGATATTCTGTTCCATTTCATGACGTTCGCGGGCGGTGTCGAGCATGCTGGTATCAAAGAGCAGCATGCCGTTCTTGCCGTCGCGCTTGCGCGCATACATGGCCATGTCGGATTTCAACAGCAGTTCCGCCGCGTTTGCGGCGTGATCCGGATAGAGCGCGATGCCGACGCTGGCGCTGACCGAAAGCTCGGCACCCTCGACCAGGATCGGCTGGCGCAGGCTGGCGCAGATGCGGTCGCCGATTTCGCTTGCCAGCGCCCCGACATCCTCGGCGCTGACCAGGATGGCAAATTCGTCGCCGCCGAGCCTCGACATCGTATCGCCGGGGCGCAGCGTGGTGCGGATACGGGCAACCACCTGGCGCAGCACTTCATCGCCGGCAGCATGGCCGAAATTGTCGTTGATCCATTTGAAACGGTCGAGATCGATGAACAGGCAGGCGAGCTGCACCATGGTCTCGTCGGCCTGATGGATGCCCTCGTCGAGGGCGGCTTCAAAACCCTGGCGGTTGAGAAGGCCGGTCAGGTGATCGGTGATCGCCTGCGCGTGGTTGCGGCTTTCGGCCTGCTTCAGTTCGGTCACGTCGGTCATGACGGAGAGGGACAGGCCGCCGCGCTCGCCGCTCGCCGCACTTTTCATCTCAAGGATAAGAACGGTCATGGTTTCGCCGTCCGCCCTGATGAACGGAACGGTGACTTCGCAGATATTGGCATGGTGGGTGTTGCCGTTGCGGCGGCGTGCCCGGTAGGTTTCGTGCCAATGCTCGTCGACAAAATCGGTAAAGACGCGGCCGATGACGTCGGCGCGGGCATAGCCGGTGGCGGTCAGCCAGTAGTCGCTGACGGCAGTCAGGCAATTGGCCGGATCCAGCGAAAACAGCATGGAAGGGGTGAGATTGTAGATGTCGGTGGCGCGGCTATGGGCAAGCTTCAGCTCGGTTTCCTCGCGCTCGAGCTTGCTCTGCATCTCGTTGAAATTATGGGCGAGCGTGCCCATCTCGTCGTCCGAGGTCCAATCGACATGATGGCGCGAGCCGAGCCGGCGCGTGGCCTCGATGGCTGCCGTCAGCCGCATCAGCGGCCGGATGACGGTCAGCCGGTTGCCGAGGATGGCCGCCGCAAAGACGATGGCGACGGCGACGATCAGTATGAAGAAGATGCTCAGCTCATCCTTGCTGAAACGCGACAAAAGGCCCGGCGTGGCGACCCAGAGTTCCAGAGTGCCGACGGATTTTTGGCCGTCCTGCGAATTATAGAGAATGTCCCTGGTCAGAACCGTGTGCGGCAGGCTGGCATCCACGGGACCTTTCGGCAGCGTGACGGAAATCGAGTGGGAACTGTCTTTGACCTTGACGGACATGATGGCGGCATCGCCGATCAGCGATTTTACAATCTGCTCGACACCATCCGTATCGAAATCCCACAGCGGCTTGGCAAGCGCCTGCGCACCGGCCTCCATGAGAACCTGCGTGTTCTGCAGGCTTTCACGCGCCACACGTTCCGACGACAGGGTCAAAAACAGCACGATCAAGGGCGCGATGAAGACAAGCATCGCACCGCAGACGATCGCAATAAAACGATTTTCAACAGAGTGCATCACGCGATGCCCCCGGTTGTGTCACCACTTTCAAGTCTCATTAGGATTCTCGTACACTGAAGCCGGGCAATCCCCCAGCGGACAACACATCACGAAAATCTTAAATGTTGTTGAAACCTTGAGACGAAAATAAGCGAGCGGAAGGACGCCCTTGGGCGGCCGCTAGTGCCTTTGGCAGCAAAAAGCCCGCTTCACCGGGTGAAGCGGGCTTGAAATCCAGGCCGTCAGGCCGGAATCCTTATTCGGAAGCGGGTGCTTCTTCTTCTTCTTCCGACGTCCCGCCAGCCGGCTGCGCGATCGTCGCAATCGTGAAGTCGCGGTCGGCGATAACCGGTGTCGCGTTTTCAGGCAGCGTGATGTTCGAGATGTGGATGCCGTCGCCGATCTTCAGGCCCGACAGGTCTGCCGTCAGGAACTCCGGAATGTCGTCGGCCGGAACAACCAGTTCGACTTCGTGACGAACGATGTTCAGAACGCCGCCGATCTTGATGCCCGGGGACTTTTCTTCGTTGACGAAGTGAACCGGAACTTCAACGGTAACGACGCTGCCCTTCGAAACGCGAAGGAAGTCGACATGCATGGTGAAGTCACGGACCGGATCCAGCTGGTAGTCCTTCGGCAGGACGCGGATCTTCTCGCCGCCAACGTCGATCGTGGCGATGGTGGTCATGAAACCACCGGCGTGAATCTTCTTGGTGACTTCCTTCGTGGAGAGGGCGATGGAAATCGGAGCCTGCTTGTCACCATAGATGACTGCAGGAATAAGACCGTTGCGGCGAAGTTCACGGGAGGACCCCTTACCAACCCGTTCGCGCGTTTCGGCCTTGAGCTCATAGGATGCGTGGCTCATGGTCTTAACCTTTCTGGTGTTTTTGGAGAGCTCATCCGGCAATTTACAAAGACAGGATGAACCGAGACGTTTGACCGTCTCATCCGCGTTTGCCTCCAAGGGTGTCTGCGCGGACGCGCGTCCATAACCGAGAACGCCCGCAATTGCAAGTAAAGCCGGGTTTTGCGGCACAAACGGAGAATTCGTTTGAAAACCCGCCCAAAGGTAGCATTGCAACTCGACCTGCACGCGGAGCGTGATACCCTACAGAACTTGATAACCGTCGAATCAATGAAAACACGCGATGTTAATCTCTTTTTATTCTTGCATGGCAGATTGCGCCCACGTTTAAATCAGGTGTTCCATGATCAAGGTCCTCTCCTGCATCGCCATTGACCATCATTACGGTCTGCTGGCGCTTGCAACTCTCGTCTGCATTCTCGGCTCTGTCTTGACCATGCGGCTGTTTGCCCGTGTCCGGCGCACGGTCGGCGTGCAGAAGCTGAACTGGCTGTTTCTGGGCGGAACCATTGGCGGCTCGACGATCTGGACGACACATTTCATCGCCATGCTGAGCTTCAGGCCCTCGCTGCCGCATGCTTACGAGCCGATCTTGACCCTGGTATCGCTGGGTGCTGCGATCGTCATCACGACATTGGGCTTTTCGGTCACGGCCATGCGCAAGACGGGTCCGGCCATCGAGCTGGGCGGCGCAATCGTCGGTGCCGGCATCGCCATCATGCATTACATGGGCATGATGGCCTATCAGATCGGCGGGCGGGTGGAATGGGATTTCACCTATTATGCCGCGTCCATTCTGCTGGGCGTCGGTTTCGGTGCCCTGGCCACCAGCCGGGTTGCGCGCCCGGTCACGCGGTTTTGCAAATATGGCGGCGCCATTGCGCTTATTCTTGCGATCGTCAGCATGCATTTCACCGGCATGGCGGCCATCACCATCATTCCCGATCCGATGATCCAGCCCTCGGCGGCTCTCATCCCCGACAATCTGCTGATCATCATGGTCATGGCGATGATGTGCCTGATGCTTGGCCTTGGCGCCTCGACCTATATTATCGACCTGCATTCCAGCCATCTGGCTGCCGAACGTTTCCGCCACCTGTCGCTGCACGATCCGCTGACGGCCCTGCCGAACCGGGTTGCCTTCGGCGAACATCTGGACGACATCATCCGGCGGCAGAAGGACGATACGGCCCGCGTTGCGGTGCTGTCCTTCGATCTGGACCGGTTCAAGGATGTCAACGACGTCCACGGGCATGCGGCCGGCGATGCGGTTTTGCGGACGATTTCCGGACGGATGGCCAAGGTTCTGGGGGACGGCGAATATGTCGCCCGCATCGGCGGCGACGAGTTCGTGGCGCTGACGTCCAATTTCTTCATGAAAAGCGATGCCAAGGCATTTGCCGCGCGGTTGGTTGCCGAGATCGGCAAGCCCGTCGAATGGCAAGGCACGACGCTTCTGGTCGGGACCAGCGTCGGCATCTCGCTGTTTCCCGTCAATGCCCGCACGCCGGAAGAGCTTTTGGCGCAGGCGGATCTTGCCATGTACCGCGCCAAGGCGGCCGGCTCGAACTCGATCCGGTTCTACGAGCCTTCGATGGACGATGCGGCCCGCAGCCGCAGCGTGCTGGCCATGGATATGCGCCAGGGGATCGAACGCAACGAATTCGAACTCTATTATCAATATCAGAATAACTCGCTGACGCGCGACGTCATCGGGTTCGAAGTGCTGTTGCGCTGGAAACATCCGGTGCGCGGCATGGTGCCGCCGATGGAGTTCATCCCAATCGCCGAGAAGAACGGCTTCATCCACGAACTCGGTGACTGGGTGATTTTGAATGCCTGCCGTCAGGCGGCGTCCTGGGATAATCCGATCAAGATCGCCGTTAATGTCGCACCCGCGCAGCTGGCCGATACGAATTTCCCCACCCGTGTCAGCGAAATCCTGAAGGAAACCGGGCTCGATGCTGGCCGTCTCGAACTGGAAATCACCGAATCCGGCATCATCGCCGACCAGCAGCATGCGCTTCACATCATCCGTCAGCTGAAGCTGCTCGGCGTCAAGATCGCCATGGACGACTATGGAACCGGCTATTCGTCGCTCTCGACCCTGCAGAACTTCCCGTTCGACAAGATCAAGATCGACCGCGCCTTCATCGATGGCGTCACCAGCAACCGGCAATCGGCTGCGATCGTCCGCTCGACCATCATTCTCGCTCAGAGCCTGGACATCCCGGTGCTGGCGGAAGGGGTGGAGAACGAGGAACATATGGATTTCCTGCGCAGCGAAGGCTGCCTGCAGGTGCAGGGATATCTGTTTGGAAAGCCGATGCCGCTGAGCGCCATCGATCATGTCGTCAACAATACGCCGCCGGTGCTTGCAGCCCCGGTGGCAGCGGATGATGACGCAGTGCGCGGCGGGCAGTCCGAAGCGGCCTGAGGCCTGTCAGCGTCTGCGTGATTTGGTGAAGCGGGCGAGAGCCAGCATCAGTCCCCCCGCCAGCAAACCCCAGAATGCGCCGGAGACGCCTGCGAAACTGACCCCGGATGCGGTGACCAGAAATGTCACGGCGGCGGCCTCGCGGCCGTCTGCCTCCTTGAAGGCGGCCATGGCCGATCCGGCAAAGGCGCTGATCAGGGCAAGGCCTGCGACGGCCTGGATCAGGACCGGCGGCGCAAGGCTGACAAAGGCCGTCACCGTCGCCGCCAGAAGTCCGAAGACGATATAACCGGCACCGGCAACGATTGCCGACCAGTAACGCCGGGCCGGATCGCGATGTGCGTCTTCGCCCGCGCACATGGCAGCGGTGATTGCTGCCAGATTGACGGCATGGCCGCCGAACGGCGCGCTCAGAACCGAAAAGAGGCCGGTCGCGGCAAAGAGCGGCCCCGGCTGCGGCTCGTAGCCGTTGACCTTCAACACGGCAATGCCCGGAATATTCTGGGAGGCCATGGTGACGATGAACAGCGGCAGGCCGATGCTGACGAGGCCCGCGACCGTAAACGCCGGCGTGACCCATTCGATATGCGGCACGAGCGTTGCCGAAAGCCGCGTCATCGCATCGGCCGGCATCTCGACCCCGAAGGCCAGAACCAGAATGAAAGCGAGAAGGGCGGCGGGCACGGCAAAGAGCCGGTTGATGCTGCCGACGACGGCCCAGGCGAGCACGATCGGCAGGCCGAACAGCGGATTGAACGCGATGGCCTTGACCGGCGCAAAGCACAGCCCGATCAGCACCCCCGCCAGCATCGCATTGGCGAGAGCCGCGGGGATTGCGGCAACGGCCCGGCCCAGCGGTTTCCACAGGCCGGCAACGACGATCAGTGCGCCGCAGATCAGGAAGCCGCCGACTGCCGTGTTGAAGCCGCCGGCAACAGTGCCGGAACTTGCGAGCAATGCACCGCCCGGCGTCGACCAGGCAATGGAGACCGGCATGCGCGTGGCAAGGCTGAGCACGATCGCGCACACGCCCATCGCCACCGACAGCGCCATCAGGCCAGATGCCGCCTGCGCCTCGCTTGCGCCAACGCCGGTCAGTCCGTGCAGCACGACGGCAAAGGAACTGGCAAAGCCGACAAACGCGGTAAGCAGGCCCATGAACAGGCTCTGAAGGGAGAAGTCACGTAACATTGCGCGGGGACCATGCTGGATGCGGGAATTTCGATCAGACGATTTGCCTATCATATCGTCATATTCGTGCAATAGCATGGACCTTGCACCGCCGGTCATCGGGTCCTGACGCGTCTTTGACCTTTGTTCAACTGGACGCCTGTCATCGAACCTTGATATTGCTGCCTTTGCATCTATGATGAGGTTTGCGTCTGCCCTCAGGGAGGAGAGCCGATGAAACATTCAGACCATGTTCAAGCCGTTGCGCATCACGTATCGGCAGCCGCCAGTTCGCCGGTTGCCGCGTCCTGGCGCCGTTGCCTGACCGTGCACGGGCTTTCGCCCGAGGATGCCCGCTCGCCGCTCAGACTATCGGAACAGGAGTTCCGGGCTGCGCGCGAAAAATCAGGGCATCTGATCGAGGAAGCGCAGGGCGAGCTGGACCGGCTGTTTTCGACTGTGGGCAAGGCTGGATGCTGCCTGCTCCTGACCGACGAAAACGGCATTGCACTGGAGCGCCGCGGCGCACCGGGAGACGACCACGATTTTCGCGGGCTTGGCCTCTGGTCGGGCACCGTGTGGAGCGAGGCCAGCGTCGGCACCAACGGCATCGGCACGGCGATCGCCGACGAGCGCGCCGTCGTGATCCAGCGCGACCAGCATTTTCTCAGCTGCAATACCGGGCTTTCCTGTGTGACCGCGCCGATCCGCGATCATCTCGGACGCGTCGCCGCCGCCATCGATATTTCCACCTGCCGCGACGATGCCGGGGAAATGGCGATGCTGCTGTTGTCGCAGGCCGTGCGCGATGCCGCAGCCCGCATCGAGGCCAACCTGTTCCACCGCGCCTTCAACGGCGCACGCATCCTTCTGGTACCGGCCGACGGCAAAAGCACGCCGGCGATGATCGCTGTCGACCGCGACGATCTTGTGCTGGGTGCGACCCGCGCAGCCCGGTTGAAGCTCAACCTCGACGACCGGCGCATTGCCAACGGCGTCCCGGCCGCCGATCTCCTCAACGAGACGGCGGTGGGGCAGGGCGAGGACCTTCTCGACGCCGAACGCGCCGCCCTTCGCCGCGTTCTGTCGCGGGCGCAGGGAAATGTGTCTCTGGCTGCCGATACGCTGGGGATCAGCCGGGCGACGCTATACCGGAAAATGAAGAAGCTCTCCGTCAATTGACGAGGATGTGTGCGGCGTGGCGCTGTTTGCCGCGCTGCAGCATGTTTGCTGCCATTCACCTGTCGCACATCTGAAACACTTGGCAGCCTGCGCGGGCAGGGTGGCTCTACGCGTTCCAGGCATTCTGGCGCACCTTCCTTGCCAGCAGATGTTGGAGTCTGTTCAGGAGGAGAAATCACATGTTGCATCAAAAGATTGTCGAGAACCCGTTCAAGCAGAAATATGGCAACTATATCGGTGGTGATTGGCGCGAACCCGTCAGCGGCCGCTATTTCGACAACACCACCCCGGTCACCGGCGGCGTGTTGTGCCAGATCGCCCGATCTGAGGCTGCCGATATCGAGCTGGCGCTGGATGCCGCCCATGCCGCCAAGGAAAAATGGGGCCGCACGTCCTCGACAGAGCGCGCCAATATCCTGATGAAGATCGCCCAGCGGATGGAAGACAATATCGAGCTTCTGGCCAAGGCCGAGACCTGGGACAACGGCAAGCCGCTGCGCGAAACCATGGCCGCCGACATGCCGCTCGCCATCGACCATTTCCGCTATTTCGCCTCCTGTGTCCGCGCCCAGGAAGGCACGATCGGCGAGATCGACCACGACACGGTCGCCTATCATTTCCATGAGCCGCTCGGCGTCGTCGGCCAGATCATTCCCTGGAATTTCCCGATCCTGATGGCCGCATGGAAGCTGGCTCCGGCACTGGCGGCTGGCAATTGCGTCATCCTGAAGCCCGCGGAACAGACGCCGGCATCGATCCTCGTGTGGATCGAACTGGTGGGCGACCTGTTGCCGCCTGGCGTGCTCAACATCGTCAACGGGTTTGGTCTCGAAGCCGGCAAACCGCTTGCCACCAACCCGCGCATCAACAAGGTGGCCTTCACCGGTGAAACCTCCACCGGCCGGCTGATCATGCAATATGCCAGCCAGAACCTCATCCCGGTCACGCTGGAACTCGGCGGCAAGTCGCCGAACATCTTCTTTGAAGACGTCATGCGCGAGGATGACGATTATCTCGACAAAGCGCTTGAAGGCTTTGCGATGTTCGCGCTGAACCAGGGCGAAGTCTGCACATGCCCCAGCCGCGCGCTGGTCCATGAGAAGATCTACGACCGCTTCATGGAAAAGGCGATCAAGCGCGTCGCCGCCATCAAGCAGGGCAATCCGCTGGATATGTCGACGATGATCGGCGCCCAGGCCTCCAGCGAACAGCTGGAAAAGATCATGTCCTATATGGATATCGGCCGTCAGGAAGGTGCCGAAGTTCTGATCGGCGGCGAGCGCAACACGCTGGACGGCGAGCTTTCCGGCGGCTTCTATGTCAAGCCGACGGTGTTCAAGGGCCATAACAAGATGCGGGTGTTCCAGGAAGAAATCTTCGGGCCGGTCGTGTCGGTGACGACCTTCAAGACCGACGAGGAAGCTTTGGAAATCGCCAACGACACGCTCTATGGCCTGGGGTCCGGCGTGTGGAGCCGCGATGCCAACCGCTGCTACAATTTCGGCCGCAACATCCAGGCCGGCCGCGTCTGGACCAATTGCTACCACGCCTATCCGGCCGGCGCTGCCTTCGGCGGCTACAAGCAATCCGGCATCGGCCGCGAAACCCACAAGATGATGCTCGACCACTACCAGCAGACCAAGAACATGCTGGTGAGCTACAGCCCGAAAGCGCTGGGCTTCTTTTGATGCCGCTTGACCTCCCCCTTGAGGGGGGAGGTCGCAGCGAAGCTGCGGGTGGGGGTGATCAATCGGCTCGCGCCGAACATTGCCCCCACGCATTATTTCTCCAAGGAAAGGAGATGGCTGCCGATGAAAGCGCCGCTCTGGATGACCGTATGCGCGGCCGGGTCACCCCACCCCGCCGCTTCGCGCCGACCCTCCCCCTCAAGGGGAGGGTAAGCGCATGACCGACACGATCAACGGCGAACCGCGGGTGCTGGCCACCGATGCAGCGCTCGCCTTCATCAAGGAAATCCAGCAGGATCATCCCGACGTGCTGTTTCATCAGTCCGGTGGCTGTTGCGACGGGTCGTCGCCGATGTGTTATCCGGCCGATGATTACATCGTCGGCGATAACGACATCAAGCTGGGGGAGATTGGCGGCGTGCCCGTCTATATCAGCGCCAGCCAGTTCGAGGTCTGGAAACATACCCAGCTGATCATCGACGTCGTGCCGGGAAGGGGCGGGATGTTCTCGCTCGATAATGGCCGCGAACGGCGGTTTCTCACCCGCTCAAAGCTGTTTGCCGGCGGTGAGGCCTGCGCCATTCCGATCGTCAAACGGGCATAGGGCGGTCCAAGCGTCTGGTCTGGCCGCCCATCAAGTTGATCAGCGGATCAATCGAACAGGCTGGAAACCGATTCTTCTTGGCTGGTGCGGTTGATCGCTTCGCCGATCAGGCTGGCGGTCGAGATGACGCGGATATTGTGGGCCGACTGAACCGCCGTGGTCGGCTGGATCGAGTCGGTGATCACCAGTTCCTTCAGCTTCGACGAGGTCACGCGGGCCACGGCACCGCCGGACAGGACGCCGTGGGTGATATAGGCCGTGACGCTGGTCGCGCCGTTCTTCAACAGGGCCTCGGCGGCATTGCAGAGCGTTCCGCCGGAATCGACGATATCGTCGATCAGCAGACAGTCCTTGCCGGTGACATCACCAATCACGTTCATGACTTCGGATTCACCGGCGCGCTCGCGGCGCTTGTCAACGATGGCGAGCTGGCAGTCGAGACGCTTGGCCAGCGCCCTTGCGCGGACCACGCCGCCGACGTCGGGCGAAACGACCATGACGTTTTCAAGATTGTAGTTTTCCTTGACGTCGCGCGACAGGATCGGCACGGCGTAGAGGTTGTCGGTCGGGATATCGAAGAAGCCCTGGATCTGACCGGCATGCAGGTCGAGCGTCAGGACGCGGTCGGCACCGGCCTCGGTGATCAGGTTGGCCACCAGCTTGGCCGAGATCGGCGTGCGCGGACCGGGTTTGCGGTCCTGGCGGGCATAGCCGAAATAGGGAATGACGGCCGTGATGCGGCGGGCTGAGGACCGGCGCATGGCGTCGATCATGATCAGCAGTTCCATCAGGTGGTCATTGGTCGGAAACGAGGTCGACTGGACGAGGAAGACATCCTCGCCGCGCACGTTTTCCTGTATTTCCACGAAAATTTCCTGGTCGGCAAACCGTCTGACGGTTGCTTTGCCCAGGGGCAGGTTGAGATAATTGCAGATCGCTTCGGCCAGGAGCCGGTTCGAGTTGCCTGCGAAAACCTTCATCGATGGTCCGCCTGTGCTGGCGCGGGTTTTTCGTCCGCGCAATTCCGTAAGCCAGCCGGGGTCTCGATCGTCCCAAGCTTATGCGCGCTTCATAACGTCCTTGACTTTGAATGCAAGAGCATTGCCGCGTTGCAGCGTAGTTTATCCTAAAAAGATTTGCCCAAACGTGTCGAACTGGGAACATTTCGCCTCGAAGCGCGGATTCTCCCACAGGCTGCAAGCCCAACCGGCGTCGCCAGCGCGCCGTTCCGGCGTCGCCAGCGCGCCGTTCCGGCGTCGCCAGCGCGCCGTTCCGGCGTCGCCAGCGCGCCTACCCGGCGTTGGCGTCGCGCCAGCTCATATATTCGTTGATAGTCTTTGTGGCGATCGACTGCATCGTCTGCGCTGGCACGACCGACCAGAGATTGGGGGCGGTCGCGTTCACCGTGTCCTGGCCCTGGATACGGTGCAGCCGGTTGCCGGAGCCGTCGAGCACATCCCAGACATAGACGACTGTTGTCTTGCCGCCATCGTTCAGCGCAGAGAAGTAACCTTTCAGGATATGCTGGCTGCTGGTGTCGGATGCGGCCTTGATCGTCAGGCCGTGCGAGCGCGCCTCGGCGCCCAGCTGTTTGGAGAGCGGGGTCACGACCTCGACCGGAGCGCCGATGATCGGCAGGAAGCGGATGGTGCCGGCGGTTGCCGCAGGGGCGATGGCCGCAGACTTCTGCGGCGGCTGTTCCTGCGGTTCCTGCTCCGTCGCCTGCTGTTCGCTTGGCTGTTCGCGGACGGCGGTATCCTGGTCATCGGTGTCTGCGGGCTCAATGGCCTGGCGGCGCGAGACCTGCCGTTCCTGGACCGGGATCTGGCCTTGCTGCAGGCGGTTGGCCTGCGCCTCCAGCGAACCCGCCGGGTCGGTATAATCGGTATCGCCCTGCGCCATCACCGTGCCGCTCGGGCCTTCCGAAAAGCTTTCCTGTTCAGGTGCACCGCGTTCTGGGGCTGCGAGCTGCGTGCTCTGGACGGGTGTCGAGGCCTGCGGCGCGACATCGACCGTCTGCATGGAATCGAGATCGGCCTGGTTGACCGGCGGCGATGTGAACGTGCCGGCGCCGACATCGAC comes from the Pararhizobium qamdonense genome and includes:
- a CDS encoding ribose-phosphate pyrophosphokinase; this translates as MKVFAGNSNRLLAEAICNYLNLPLGKATVRRFADQEIFVEIQENVRGEDVFLVQSTSFPTNDHLMELLIMIDAMRRSSARRITAVIPYFGYARQDRKPGPRTPISAKLVANLITEAGADRVLTLDLHAGQIQGFFDIPTDNLYAVPILSRDVKENYNLENVMVVSPDVGGVVRARALAKRLDCQLAIVDKRRERAGESEVMNVIGDVTGKDCLLIDDIVDSGGTLCNAAEALLKNGATSVTAYITHGVLSGGAVARVTSSKLKELVITDSIQPTTAVQSAHNIRVISTASLIGEAINRTSQEESVSSLFD